The following are from one region of the Leishmania braziliensis MHOM/BR/75/M2904 complete genome, chromosome 21 genome:
- a CDS encoding putative histone H2A has translation MATPRSAKKASRKSGSKSTKAGLIFPVGRVGSLLRRGQYARRIGASGAVYMAAVVEYLTAELLELSVKAAAQSPKKPHRLTPRIMMTAVRHDEDLNSLLKHVTLSRSGVVPSLHKAITKKKGGKKSKATPSA, from the coding sequence ATGGCCACTCCTCGCAGCGCCAAGAAGGCCTCCCGCAAGAGTGGCTCCAAGTCCACCAAGGCTGGCTTGATCTTCCCTGTGGGCCGCGTCGGCTCGCTCTTGCGCCGTGGACAGTATGCTCGCCGCATCGGTGCCTCTGGCGCCGTGTACATGGCCGCCGTGGTGGAGTACCTGactgcggagctgctggagctgtcCGTgaaggctgctgcgcagAGCCCGAAGAAGCCGCACCGCCTGACCCCTCGCATCATGATGACGGCCGTGCGCCACGACGAGGACCTTAActcgctgctgaagcacgTGACCctgtcgcgcagcggcgttgtGCCGAGCCTCCACAAGGCGATcacgaagaagaagggcggcAAGAAGAGCAAGGCGACGCCGAGCGCGTAA